Below is a genomic region from Sulfitobacter sp. OXR-159.
ACGCCGTTGCGAATATAGCGCGAGGTGCTGTTGGGTAAGAATCGTGGGTGCAGCGCTCCGTCGATCACCAGCATTGGCCCCGATTGCGTGGCAAAGCGGCAATCGGGTTTGTTCTCAAGGTAACGCTTGGTCTCAATCACATCGGCGCGGCCATCACGCAGGCAGAAGACGCCGTTGGGCAGCAGGCCAAAGTTGCCGGGCCCCGCGCTGTCGATCACGCCGCGCGCCTCGACGCCTTCTTCGACGTAATGCCCAACCGGAGAGCGATCCTCGTGGTACATGCCCGCGTTCATCGCAAAGCCCAGCCGCAAGCCCTCCGCCTTCAGTGCCTCATCAAGCGATCCGAAGAACCCATAGGGGGCGCCTGCGTCATCGTTGAGAAAGAGCCGCAGATCGTCACGCTCCAGATCGACCTCGCAAATGGTGTAGGAGCTGCCGTCGAACGTGATGTTGCGGCATTCAGCAGCATCCGAAGGCGTGCCTTTCAGCGCGATCAGCGCCAATGCGATCAAACCGGCCCGGATCACTGATCCGGCGCGCTGTCGGCAGCGTCATCATCAGGCGCATCCGCGTCGCGGCGCACCACGTCTTGGTTCAACATCCGGCGCGTGTCGTCCATCCGGTCGAATGTCCGATCCAATTGGAACCGCAGATCAGGAGAGAACTTGAGCGTGAGTTTCTTGGCCACTTGCCGGCGCAATTCGTTCTTATTGCGCGCCAGCAGCTTAAGCACCTCATCCTGACCTTCACCGCCCAGCGGCAGCACATAGGCCGTTGCGATCTTGAGATCAGGAGAGATGCGCACCTCGCCCACGGTGATCGACAGCCGGTTGAGATCGGTGTCATGCACGTCCCCACGTGCGAGAACATCAGACAAGGCGCGGCGGACGGTTTCGCCCACGCGGAGTTGTCGTTGCGACGGGCCTGCGCCCTCATGAAACTTGTTCTTTGCCATGAACCCCATCTAAGGCTTCGGTTGCACTTTGCCAAGCGCTCGCCGACGGGCTAAACCAGCCGAGCCATTCATGCCCCCGAACCGCAGGAGACACCCCCATGACACAGACCCCCGGCATTGCCGTTACCGGCGCCTCTGGCCGCATGGGCCAGATGTTGATCCGTGAGATCACCGCCAGCGACAAAATGCATCTGGCCGCGGCGGTGGAGCGTCCCGGTCATGACTGGGTGGGGCGCGACGTGGGCGAAGCGATGGGGGGCACCGCGTCAGGTGTGACCGTAACTGACGACGCAGCCGAAGCGTTTGCGAAGGTGCAGGCCGTGATCGATTTCACCGCGCCACAGGCAACGATCGCTTTTGCTGCCGAGGCCGCGAAGGCCGGGATCGTGCATGTCATCGGCACCACCGGGATGACCGATGAGGAGATCGCGCAGCTTGCCCCAGCCGCCGAACAGGGGGCCATCATCATCCGCGCAGGCAATATGAGTCTTGGCGTGAACCTGCTGACACAGCTCACTCGTCAGGTCGCTGCTGCACTGGACGTGGATTACGACATTGAGATCATCGAATCGCACCACAACCAGAAAGTCGATGCCCCCTCTGGCACGGCTCTGATGCTGGGCGAAGCCGCCGCCGAAGGGCGCGGCGTAAAGCTGGCTGATGTGTCAGACCGGGGCCGCGATGGGATCACCGGCGCGCGGCAGCAGGGCGATATCGGTTTCACCGCGATCCGGGGCGGTGACATCGTGGGGGAGCATGACGTAATGTTCGCCGCCGCCGGGGAGCGGATTATCCTGCGCCACATCGCCTCTGACCGCGCCCTTTTCGCGCGCGGCGCGCTGAAGGCCGCGCTTTGGGGGCAGGGGCAGACGCCGGGCGAATATGACATGCTTGATGTGCTGGGCCTGAAACCCTGAACCAGATGCAGATTATCTGAAACTTTACCTCTTTTGCTTACGTGAATGCCAAAGGCAATTCACCAAGGGAGGTTTCGATGAGGATTATCTTTGCACTCGCCGCGACTGCGGTGCTGGCGCTAAGCGGCCTGCCCGCGGCGGCGGAGTATGCCCGTATTCAGGACAAGTCAGACTTTGTCGCGGCGGTGAACGGCAAAAGGCTGACCCGTCCGCTCGTCAATCTGCAGGTGACCCCCGGCGGAGCCATCGCTGGCAAGGGGGCCGCTTGGCAGTTCTCCGGCAATTGGTCGTGGAAAGACGGCTATTTCTGCCGGACGCTGGTCTGGGGCGGCAAGGATTTGGGCTATAATTGCCAAGTCGTCATGCGCGATGGCGCGAAAATCCGCTTCACCTCTGACAAGGGCGCGGGCGAGTCAGCGGTGCTGACCCTGCGCTAAGGCCGCTTAGAAATCAATGGCGATGCCTTTTTTCTCCCAATCGCCATAGCGCACCGGCTCCGGCCCATCGCGCCCGCCCAGTTCGGCGGGCAGGTCCAGCGCGGCTGCGGCCTTGCGGCGCGCGGCGGCCTCGGCCAGCGCGCGCTGTGCGGCGGCAGGCAGATCGGGGCCGGGCTGCGGTGTCGGGTCATGCGGCGTGTCGGGGATCGGCTTTGGCCCCGGTTTGGGCTGCGGTGGCAGGTCCGGCGCGGGGCTAGGGGTTGGGTCAGGGGCGGGTTTGCTGTCGGGAATGGGGCGTTGATCGGGCATCATGGTCCTCTTGAGCCAAGTTATCCCTTGATATACGTCGCGCGCTGGCCCAGACAACCCGGCAACCCCTCAAGCGAGACCCAGATAGGACATGACCATGGCAGACACAGGCGTTCAGGCCCGCAGAAGCGCGGTATATCTGCTGGATCAGGTTTTGGGCGATGAGCCACGTCTGATGTCGGAACTGCTCGCCTCCGGCGCGTTGGACAAGCTGCCCCCCGATGACCGGGCGCGGGCACAACGTCTGGCACAGGACACGCTACGCGGGTTGGAGCGTGCCGACCGGCTGTTGCAAAAACATCTGCAAAAGGCCCCGCCGTTGACCGTGCGCAACGTGCTGCGCGTCGGTACGGTGGAGCTTTGTCAGGGCGGCGCGGCGCATGGGGTCGTGAACACGATGGTCAATCTCGTATCCCAGCACCGCACGCTGAGCCACCTTAAAGGGCTGACCAACGCCGTCTTGCGCAAGATTGCCGCGCAGGGCCCCGAAGCATGGGACGCTCTGCGCGCACCGCGCCTGCCGAAATGGCTGCGCGGCCCACTGGCAGAGGCTTGGGGCACCGACGCCATCGCCAAGATGGAAGAGGCGCATTTTGCGGGCGCATCGCTTGATCTGACCGCCAAGGGCGATACTGCCGCTTTGGCCGAAGCGGTGGGGGGCACGCTGCTGCCGACAGGGTCCGTTCGGGTGACGGGGGCCGGGCAGGTCTCCACCATGCCGGGATTTGCCGAAGGTGACTGGTGGGTGCAGGATGCCGCCGCTGCGATCCCGGTGCGGGTGCTGGCCCCGACGGAAGGTGAAATGGTGCTCGACCTCTGCGCCGCGCCGGGGGGCAAGACCATGCAGCTTGCCGCTGCGGGGGCTGTTGTCACCGCCGTTGACCAATCGCATCCACGGATGCAGCGGGTGAAGGAAAACCTTGCCCGCGTGGGGCTTAAGGCCAAGACGCTCACCAAGGACGCCCGTGCCGTAGAGGGCGCGTTCGACGCGATCCTGCTTGACGCGCCCTGTTCCGCCACCGGCACCATCCGTCGCCACCCCGATCTGCCCCATGCCAAGGATGGCTCGGAATTCGGGGACCTGATTGAACTGCAATCCGAGTTGATCGACCACGCATGGAGCCTGCTGAAACCCGGCGGGCGGCTGGTGTTCTGTACCTGTAGCCTGCTGCCCGACGAGGGCGAAGTGCAGGTCGACGAAGCCTTGGAACGGCATGGTGACATGACGGTCGACCGCGCCGCGCTGGACCTGCCGGGGGTCGAGGCTGAGTGGGTCACCGAAGAGGGCGGGTTGCGCCTGCGTCCTGACTTTTGGGCCGACAAAGGCGGGATGGATGGCTTCTATATCGCGTGTTTGCGGAAGGGCTGAGCCTTACGCCCCATCGGGTGGGGAGGGCACAGCGAGATATGCGGATTTCGGTATCTCGACCAAGCCGCGCAGGCCCAGCGTAGCGGCATCCTCGGGCGTAAGCCCGACGGTGGCATCGCGGACCGCTGCAAATGTTGCTTCGCGATCGGTATCTGCCGCCGCGATATAGGGCAGGCCGGGCGTCGGCGTCGTGGTTTCCAGCACACGCAAGCCACCCGCAAAAGCGTCACAACGCTGGATCAACCGCCACGACACTCCGTCCAGCGCCGCAATATCCGCCCGCCCCTCGGCCACGGTTTTGGCGGAGTTCCGGTGCCCGTGGCTTTGACTGCGATCTGCAAACCAGAAACCCTCTGCGCTGCAATGCGCGTAGGCGGCGGCGTAGCCTGACTGCGAAAACGTCTGGTTGTAGGTGAACCGCGCCGCGCGAAACTCGGAAATTGTTTCACGGGGATCATTGGCGCGGACCACGAAGACGCTGTGGTAGTAGCCCGGCGGGCAGCCCTCGACGGCAAAGTCAGGTGTCCCGATCAGGGTGACATGGTCGTGCAGCCATAGGCGGTAGGGCATCCCGCAGGTTTGCGAAAGGGTCAGGTCGGGGGCTTTCCACACCGCGAATTCCTCTCGCGCATTGTCCAACTCTTCCGGGGCCACAACGCCTCGCGCGCGCAGCCCGTCGCGGATCAACGCCCAGTAGCGGGCCGTGGCCGCGGCGGTTTCTGGCCGTAGGTACATCATCAGGCTGGCGATCATCGGTGCGCTCCGGTTGCAGTGCCCTTGTTTAGGCGGCACCCCTGCGGGCTGGCAACCGTCCGTTCCCCGCCGATCCCCCGGCGCGCGGGGAAAATCCGGTGACTCATTGCAGGGCCGCGGTTATGCTGCCGCCAAACGCCATCAGAGCGTCAGGGGCAGCTTGATATGATTAATCTTTCCAGCGTCATGGCCCGAAGGGTGCGGTTTTTGAACCGCTGGCACGCTTGGCGTGCGACCCGGGGCCGGGTGCGGGTGGCGGGGTTTACCGCGTCGCCCGAGCCGCGCACCATCGGCTCTTTCGCGCGGGGGCGGCAGTTGATGGCGGGCAATTACCTATTTGCTGGCGGCCTGCTGACCGCGCCGCAGACCGCGATGTGGGAACTGACGCCGCCTGACCCTGCCTTTGCGGCGGAACTGCACGGTTTTGCATGGCTGGATGATCTTGCTGCCGTGGGGGATGCACGGGCGCGGGCGTCGGCGCAGGATTGGCTTTGGGGGTGGATCGACCGTTTCGGGCGCGGGCAGGGGCCGGGCTGGACCCCGGCGCTGACCGGTCGGCGGCTGATCCGCTGGATCAACCACGCACTTTTCATGCTGCGCGGGACGGACACCGCGCAGAGCGATGCCTTCTACCGGTCCCTCGAACAGCAGACCCGTTTCCTGTCAAAACGCTGGCGCGCCTCTGCGCCGGGCCTGCCGCGTTTCGAAGCGCTGACCGGGTTGATTTACGCGGGCCTGTCGCTGGAGGGGCTAGAGGAACTGGCCGATCCCGCCATCAAGGCATTAGCACGCGAATGTGCCAGCCAGATCGACGCCGAGGGCGGTCTGCCCACCCGCAACCCCGAGGAATTGCTGGCGGTGTTTACCCTGCTGACATGGGCCGCTGCCGCGCTAAGCGATGCAGGCCGCAGCACGCCAAAGGAACATCTGACTGCGATCGAGCGTATCGCGCCGACCCTGCGCAGCCTGCGCCATGCGGATGGCGCTTTGGCGCGGTTTCACGGCGGCGGGCGCGGTATGGAAGGCTGGCTGGATCACGCACTGGCGGCGGCCAAGGTCAAGACGCGGCAGCCTGATGGGCTGGCCATGGGCTATGCAAGGCTGTCGGCAGGGCGCACCAGCGTGATCGTCGATGCGGCGGCGCCACCGGGCGGCACGGCCTCGGGCAATGCCCATGCCTCGACACTGGCGTTTGAGCTGACCTCGGGGCGGCGGCCCTTGGTGGTGAACTGCGGCTCCGGCGCGTCATTTGGGCTGGAATGGCGGCGGGCGGGGCGGGCCACGCCGTCGCATTCCGCCCTGTCGCTCGTCGGCCATTCCAGCGCCCGACTGGCGGAGCCTGACCCCCACAGCGGGACAGAGGCGCTCATCGCGGGTCCGCGCCAAGTGCCAGTGGAGATCGGAGAGGCGGCGGATGGGCTGCGTTTTGAGGGCGGCCATGACGCCTATCTGCGCAGCCACGGGCTGACCCATGCGCGGCGGCTC
It encodes:
- a CDS encoding phosphodiester glycosidase family protein; its protein translation is MIRAGLIALALIALKGTPSDAAECRNITFDGSSYTICEVDLERDDLRLFLNDDAGAPYGFFGSLDEALKAEGLRLGFAMNAGMYHEDRSPVGHYVEEGVEARGVIDSAGPGNFGLLPNGVFCLRDGRADVIETKRYLENKPDCRFATQSGPMLVIDGALHPRFLPNSTSRYIRNGVGTTADGKRAVFAISNDVVTFHEFARLYRDELDLPNALYFDGNISRLRAPGLRRTGAGFTTLGPIVGIVTPAK
- the rbfA gene encoding 30S ribosome-binding factor RbfA — encoded protein: MAKNKFHEGAGPSQRQLRVGETVRRALSDVLARGDVHDTDLNRLSITVGEVRISPDLKIATAYVLPLGGEGQDEVLKLLARNKNELRRQVAKKLTLKFSPDLRFQLDRTFDRMDDTRRMLNQDVVRRDADAPDDDAADSAPDQ
- the dapB gene encoding 4-hydroxy-tetrahydrodipicolinate reductase, which translates into the protein MTQTPGIAVTGASGRMGQMLIREITASDKMHLAAAVERPGHDWVGRDVGEAMGGTASGVTVTDDAAEAFAKVQAVIDFTAPQATIAFAAEAAKAGIVHVIGTTGMTDEEIAQLAPAAEQGAIIIRAGNMSLGVNLLTQLTRQVAAALDVDYDIEIIESHHNQKVDAPSGTALMLGEAAAEGRGVKLADVSDRGRDGITGARQQGDIGFTAIRGGDIVGEHDVMFAAAGERIILRHIASDRALFARGALKAALWGQGQTPGEYDMLDVLGLKP
- a CDS encoding dihydrodipicolinate reductase translates to MRIIFALAATAVLALSGLPAAAEYARIQDKSDFVAAVNGKRLTRPLVNLQVTPGGAIAGKGAAWQFSGNWSWKDGYFCRTLVWGGKDLGYNCQVVMRDGAKIRFTSDKGAGESAVLTLR
- a CDS encoding DUF1674 domain-containing protein produces the protein MPDTPHDPTPQPGPDLPAAAQRALAEAAARRKAAAALDLPAELGGRDGPEPVRYGDWEKKGIAIDF
- a CDS encoding RsmB/NOP family class I SAM-dependent RNA methyltransferase, with product MADTGVQARRSAVYLLDQVLGDEPRLMSELLASGALDKLPPDDRARAQRLAQDTLRGLERADRLLQKHLQKAPPLTVRNVLRVGTVELCQGGAAHGVVNTMVNLVSQHRTLSHLKGLTNAVLRKIAAQGPEAWDALRAPRLPKWLRGPLAEAWGTDAIAKMEEAHFAGASLDLTAKGDTAALAEAVGGTLLPTGSVRVTGAGQVSTMPGFAEGDWWVQDAAAAIPVRVLAPTEGEMVLDLCAAPGGKTMQLAAAGAVVTAVDQSHPRMQRVKENLARVGLKAKTLTKDARAVEGAFDAILLDAPCSATGTIRRHPDLPHAKDGSEFGDLIELQSELIDHAWSLLKPGGRLVFCTCSLLPDEGEVQVDEALERHGDMTVDRAALDLPGVEAEWVTEEGGLRLRPDFWADKGGMDGFYIACLRKG
- a CDS encoding phosphate/phosphite/phosphonate ABC transporter substrate-binding protein, with the protein product MIASLMMYLRPETAAATARYWALIRDGLRARGVVAPEELDNAREEFAVWKAPDLTLSQTCGMPYRLWLHDHVTLIGTPDFAVEGCPPGYYHSVFVVRANDPRETISEFRAARFTYNQTFSQSGYAAAYAHCSAEGFWFADRSQSHGHRNSAKTVAEGRADIAALDGVSWRLIQRCDAFAGGLRVLETTTPTPGLPYIAAADTDREATFAAVRDATVGLTPEDAATLGLRGLVEIPKSAYLAVPSPPDGA
- a CDS encoding heparinase II/III family protein → MINLSSVMARRVRFLNRWHAWRATRGRVRVAGFTASPEPRTIGSFARGRQLMAGNYLFAGGLLTAPQTAMWELTPPDPAFAAELHGFAWLDDLAAVGDARARASAQDWLWGWIDRFGRGQGPGWTPALTGRRLIRWINHALFMLRGTDTAQSDAFYRSLEQQTRFLSKRWRASAPGLPRFEALTGLIYAGLSLEGLEELADPAIKALARECASQIDAEGGLPTRNPEELLAVFTLLTWAAAALSDAGRSTPKEHLTAIERIAPTLRSLRHADGALARFHGGGRGMEGWLDHALAAAKVKTRQPDGLAMGYARLSAGRTSVIVDAAAPPGGTASGNAHASTLAFELTSGRRPLVVNCGSGASFGLEWRRAGRATPSHSALSLVGHSSARLAEPDPHSGTEALIAGPRQVPVEIGEAADGLRFEGGHDAYLRSHGLTHARRLELTSDGRGLTGEDMLLAIEGAEKRRFDKVLSATQLKGVPFDIRFHLHPDVDATVDLGGAAISMALKSGEIWVFRHDGTHNLSLEPGGYLETTRLKPRAAQQIVLSGYAMNYATRVRWSLSKAQETAIGVRDLSIDDPYADED